One segment of Mesoplodon densirostris isolate mMesDen1 chromosome 6, mMesDen1 primary haplotype, whole genome shotgun sequence DNA contains the following:
- the DIPK1B gene encoding divergent protein kinase domain 1B isoform X2: MRRLRRLAHLVLFCPFSKGLQGRLPGLRVKYVFLVWLGIFAGSWLAYVHYSSYAELCRGHICQVVICDRYRKGIISGSICQDLCNLHQVEWRTCLSSVPGQQANLGDLPSLPALAGQVLLMADFNKDHRVSLAEAKSVWALLQRNEFLLLLSLQEKEHASRLLGYCGDLYLTEGVPHSSWPGAVLPPLLRPLLPPALHGALQQWLGPAWPWRAKIAIGLLEFVEELFHGAYGTFYMCETTLANVGYTAKYDFRMADLQQVAPEATVRRFLRGRHCEHSSDCTYGRDCRAPCDTLLRQCKGDLVQPNLAKVCELLRDYLLPGAPAGLRAELGKQLRTCTTLSGLASQVEAHHSLVLSHLKTLLWKEISNTKYT; the protein is encoded by the exons ATGCGGCGGCTGCGGCGCCTGGCGCACCTGGTGCTCTTCTGCCCCTTCTCCAAGGGCCTGCAG GGCCGGCTCCCAGGCCTCAGGGTCAAGTACGTCTTCCTGGTCTGGCTGGGCATCTTCGCGGGCAGCTGGCTGGCCTACGTGCACTACTCGTCCTACGCTGAGCTCTGCCGCGGGCACATCTGCCAGGTGGTCATC TGTGACCGGTACCGCAAGGGCATCATCTCAGGCTCCATCTGCCAGGACCTGTGCAACCTGCACCAGGTGGAGTGGAGGACCTGCCTCTCCTCTGTCCCGGGCCAGCAG GCAAACCTGGGAGACCTGCCCTCCCTGCCTGCGCTGGCCGGACAGGTCCTGCTCATGGCTGACTTCAACAAGGACCACAGGGTGTCCCTGGCCGAGGCCAAGTCAGTGTGGGCCCTGCTGCAGCGGAACGAgttcctgctgctgctgtccCTGCAGGAGAAAGAGCACGCCTCCCGGCTGCTGGGCTACTGCGGGGACCTGTACCTCACCGAGGGGGTCCCGCACAGCTCCTGGCCCGGGGCTGTGCTCCCGCCCCTGCTGCGCCCACTGCTGCCACCCGCCCTGCACGGGGCCCTGCAGCAGTGGCTGGGGCCCGCGTGGCCCTGGCGCGCCAAGATTGCCATCGGCCTGCTGGAGTTCGTGGAGGAGCTCTTCCACGGCGCCTACGGGACCTTCTACATGTGCGAGACCACGCTAGCCAACGTGGGCTACACAGCCAAGTACGACTTCAGGATGGCTGACCTGCAGCAGGTGGCGCCCGAGGCCACCGTGCGCCGCTTCCTGCGGGGCCGCCACTGCGAGCACAGCTCGGACTGCACCTACGGGCGCGACTGCAGGGCGCCCTGCGACACGCTCCTGCGGCAGTGCAAGGGCGACCTGGTGCAGCCCAACCTGGCCAAGGTGTGCGAGCTGCTACGGGACTACTTGCTGCCCGGCGCCCCTGCCGGCCTGCGCGCTGAGCTGGGCAAGCAGCTGCGCACGTGCACCACGCTAAGCGGGCTGGCTAGCCAGGTGGAGGCGCACCATTCGCTGGTGCTCAGCCACCTCAAGACCCTGCTCTGGAAGGAGATCTCCAACACCAAGTACACCTGA
- the LCN6 gene encoding epididymal-specific lipocalin-6 translates to MRGVLLAALLALVLVPGARAAWLGRLDPRQLLGSWYILAVASGEKDFVVEKDTKNIEGVMVTLTPENTLKMLSSRHRLERCHLHAVELVKQNSRWVFGNPSLGVLEYRVLGTNFRDYAIVLTQLELQDEAFSTVELYSRTELASQEAMDLFTKWSEGLGFLSQQQAKLQKDLTCARKVFQRPSGPEVGAGLEAAAPPTGLTVALGRQEAGPLNLEEDHVIWMKSAGWLDTHAGLVGWDI, encoded by the exons ATGAGGGGTGTGCTGCTGGCCGCCCTTCTGGCTTTGGTCTTGGTGCCCGGGGCCCGGGCCGCGTGGCTGGGGAGGCTGGATCCTCGGCAG CTCCTGGGGTCCTGGTACATTCTCGCCGTGGCCTCGGGGGAGAAGGACTTTGTGGTGGAGAAAGACACAAAGAACATCGAGGGGGTCATGGTGACCCTCACGCCAGAGAACACCCTGAAGATGCTGTCCTCCCGGCACCG GCTGGAGAGATGCCACCTGCATGCTGTGGAACTGGTGAAACAAAATTCCAGATGGGTTTTCGGGAATCCCT CCCTGGGTGTGCTGGAGTACCGGGTGCTGGGCACCAACTTCAGGGACTATGCCATAGTGCTCACACAGTTGGAGCTCCAGGACGAGGCCTTCAGCACCGTGGAGCTATACA GCCGGACGGAGCTGGCCAGCCAGGAGGCCATGGACCTCTTCACCAAGTGGAGCGAGGGCCTGGGCTTCTTGTCCCAACAGCAGGCCAAGCTGCAGAAGGACC TCACCTGTGCACGCAAGGTCTTCCAG CGTCCCTCTGGCCCAGAGGTGGGAGCTGGGCTGGAGGCAGCTGCTCCTCCCACCGGGCTCACGGTGGCCCTGGGCAGGCAGGAGGCTGGTCCGCTCAATTTGGAGGAAGACCATGTGATCTGGATGAAGT CTGCAGGCTGGCTGGACACCCACGCAGGGCTGGTGGGCTGGGACATTTAA
- the DIPK1B gene encoding divergent protein kinase domain 1B isoform X1: MRRLRRLAHLVLFCPFSKGLQGRLPGLRVKYVFLVWLGIFAGSWLAYVHYSSYAELCRGHICQVVICDRYRKGIISGSICQDLCNLHQVEWRTCLSSVPGQQVYSGLWQGKEVTIKCGIEESLDSKAGADVAPRRELGLFDKPTRGTSIKEFQEMTLSFLKANLGDLPSLPALAGQVLLMADFNKDHRVSLAEAKSVWALLQRNEFLLLLSLQEKEHASRLLGYCGDLYLTEGVPHSSWPGAVLPPLLRPLLPPALHGALQQWLGPAWPWRAKIAIGLLEFVEELFHGAYGTFYMCETTLANVGYTAKYDFRMADLQQVAPEATVRRFLRGRHCEHSSDCTYGRDCRAPCDTLLRQCKGDLVQPNLAKVCELLRDYLLPGAPAGLRAELGKQLRTCTTLSGLASQVEAHHSLVLSHLKTLLWKEISNTKYT; encoded by the exons ATGCGGCGGCTGCGGCGCCTGGCGCACCTGGTGCTCTTCTGCCCCTTCTCCAAGGGCCTGCAG GGCCGGCTCCCAGGCCTCAGGGTCAAGTACGTCTTCCTGGTCTGGCTGGGCATCTTCGCGGGCAGCTGGCTGGCCTACGTGCACTACTCGTCCTACGCTGAGCTCTGCCGCGGGCACATCTGCCAGGTGGTCATC TGTGACCGGTACCGCAAGGGCATCATCTCAGGCTCCATCTGCCAGGACCTGTGCAACCTGCACCAGGTGGAGTGGAGGACCTGCCTCTCCTCTGTCCCGGGCCAGCAG GTGTACAGCGGGCTCTGGCAGGGCAAGGAGGTGACCATCAAGTGTGGCATTGAGGAGAGCCTGGACTCGAAGGCGGGGGCAGACGTGGCCCCCCGGCGGGAGCTGGGGCTCTTTGACAAGCCCACCCGGGGCACCTCGATTAAGGAGTTCCAGGAGATGACCCTCAGCTTTCTCAAG GCAAACCTGGGAGACCTGCCCTCCCTGCCTGCGCTGGCCGGACAGGTCCTGCTCATGGCTGACTTCAACAAGGACCACAGGGTGTCCCTGGCCGAGGCCAAGTCAGTGTGGGCCCTGCTGCAGCGGAACGAgttcctgctgctgctgtccCTGCAGGAGAAAGAGCACGCCTCCCGGCTGCTGGGCTACTGCGGGGACCTGTACCTCACCGAGGGGGTCCCGCACAGCTCCTGGCCCGGGGCTGTGCTCCCGCCCCTGCTGCGCCCACTGCTGCCACCCGCCCTGCACGGGGCCCTGCAGCAGTGGCTGGGGCCCGCGTGGCCCTGGCGCGCCAAGATTGCCATCGGCCTGCTGGAGTTCGTGGAGGAGCTCTTCCACGGCGCCTACGGGACCTTCTACATGTGCGAGACCACGCTAGCCAACGTGGGCTACACAGCCAAGTACGACTTCAGGATGGCTGACCTGCAGCAGGTGGCGCCCGAGGCCACCGTGCGCCGCTTCCTGCGGGGCCGCCACTGCGAGCACAGCTCGGACTGCACCTACGGGCGCGACTGCAGGGCGCCCTGCGACACGCTCCTGCGGCAGTGCAAGGGCGACCTGGTGCAGCCCAACCTGGCCAAGGTGTGCGAGCTGCTACGGGACTACTTGCTGCCCGGCGCCCCTGCCGGCCTGCGCGCTGAGCTGGGCAAGCAGCTGCGCACGTGCACCACGCTAAGCGGGCTGGCTAGCCAGGTGGAGGCGCACCATTCGCTGGTGCTCAGCCACCTCAAGACCCTGCTCTGGAAGGAGATCTCCAACACCAAGTACACCTGA
- the LCN10 gene encoding epididymal-specific lipocalin-10 has translation MGPGWLLPVLVLVPGLPGGSPAQEQLPRESHNLNWGKFSGFWYILAIASDTPGLVPGGDKRKLGASMVKVHKRDQLKLVLVFNRSQGCQAHSLILRKDRKRAVFRNTLKGVAGFHVLTTDYKDSVVYLRLGRAGRTTKTLLLLSRQSTASFLSMRKFMGVCEALELTRSVTVLPKDASCAHTILP, from the exons ATGGGGCCAGGCTGGCTGTTGCCCGTGCTGGTCCTGGTGCCAGGGCTGCCTGGGGGGTCCCCGGCACAGGAGCAGCTCCCCAGGGAGTCCCACAACCTCAACTGGGGCAAG TTTTCAGGGTTCTGGTACATCCTAGCCATTGCCTCTGACACCCCGGGGCTGGTGCCGGGCGGAGACAAGAGGAAGCTGGGGGCGTCCATGGTGAAGGTTCACAAAAGGGACCAGCTGAAGCTGGTCCTCGTCTTTAACCG gTCACAGGGGTGCCAGGCACACTCACTGATCCTGCGGAAAGACAGGAAGAGGGCTGTGTTCAGAAACACCT TGAAGGGGGTGGCGGGCTTCCATGTGCTGACCACTGACTACAAGGACAGCGTGGTCTACCTGCGCCTGGGCCGGGCGGGCCGGACCACCAAGACCCTGCTGCTCCTCA GCAGACAGAGCACAGCCAGCTTCCTGAGCATGAGAAAGTTCATGGGTGTGTGTGAGGCTTTGGAGCTCACCCGCAGTGTGACAGTTCTCCCGAAAGATG CTTCCTGTGCACACACCATCCTGCCGTGA